A stretch of the Saprospiraceae bacterium genome encodes the following:
- the bamA gene encoding outer membrane protein assembly factor BamA, with product MFPRFLIQIIAPTLLFLWCSFQVSAQVEEFIPYDNKIYEISAITVSGNQFSDANAIIGISGLRIGQKINIPGADIPNAIKAIYKQRLFTQVNIQIATQVQNVVSLQIIVEEKPRYSTHSFKGVKKSAHEDLNVIISNHLPKNSVYTNEINEALVTSLQAFYIEKGYLDAKVVIHQLPDEKKPNTIKLLFDFQKNKRVKIAKISFSGNKLVKSRKLRKQMKETRSFWHIFSKSKFQEDKYQADKEHLITYYNGQGFRNADIIGDSIWRQPNGKLRIHINLNEGNRFYFRTISIKGNSLYPESHIKNVLGIQKGDVYDQELLQKRLSFAQDGRDVSSLYMDEGYLFFRAEPVEVSVENDSVDLEIRITEGPPATIDKVVVRGNERTHEQVIRREIRTRPGQKFSRSDIIRSQRAILALGFFNPEALGINTPVNPKRGTVDIEYTVEERPSDQLELSAGYSAYGLIGTLGVVFNNFSTRNFFKKSSWSPLPQGDGQKLSLRAQTNGRYYQSYNFSFTEPWLGGKRPTSLTVGGIYSLIDNSAYGAGAGSLSIARLTGALGTQLRWPDDNFGTSGTVSLERIRLTKYENGGFSVGTPPVTVKDGDFYNISFKQTLVRSTVSEPLYPRSGSRISVSLQLTPPYSLFRSNWNPDSISVNKRYQWVEYHKWRMDGEWYVNLANKLVLAFNAKIGILGYYDKKLKAPPFERFVLGGDGLNNQSFTVTGRDIFSLRGYEVEDVKAKTVDERTTIRTDAEDATIFNKFTMELRYPLSLNPSATIFGSIWAQGGNSWNSFKEYNPLSLKRSVGFGVRVFLPMFGLLGFDYGIGFDKPWLDPKSTSLKDYAKFSLVLGFEPE from the coding sequence ATGTTTCCAAGGTTTTTAATACAGATTATAGCTCCAACCTTACTTTTCTTATGGTGTAGCTTCCAGGTTTCTGCTCAAGTCGAAGAATTTATTCCTTACGACAATAAGATTTATGAAATTTCAGCGATTACGGTCAGCGGAAACCAATTTAGTGATGCAAATGCCATTATTGGAATTTCAGGCTTACGCATCGGGCAAAAAATTAATATTCCTGGTGCAGACATACCAAATGCAATTAAAGCAATTTATAAACAACGACTGTTTACTCAAGTCAATATTCAAATTGCTACTCAGGTACAAAATGTAGTGAGCCTTCAAATTATTGTTGAAGAAAAACCTCGGTATTCTACGCATTCATTCAAAGGAGTTAAAAAATCTGCTCATGAAGACCTGAATGTGATTATTTCAAATCATCTTCCAAAAAATTCAGTTTATACCAATGAAATTAACGAAGCCCTGGTAACTAGTTTGCAGGCTTTTTATATAGAAAAAGGTTATCTGGATGCTAAAGTAGTTATACATCAACTACCCGATGAAAAGAAACCAAATACTATTAAACTACTTTTTGATTTTCAAAAGAATAAGCGGGTAAAAATTGCTAAGATTAGTTTTTCAGGAAATAAATTGGTGAAATCGCGCAAACTGCGCAAACAAATGAAAGAAACCAGAAGTTTCTGGCATATATTCAGTAAATCAAAATTTCAGGAAGATAAATATCAAGCAGATAAGGAACACCTAATTACATACTATAACGGACAAGGTTTTCGGAATGCTGATATTATTGGAGATTCTATTTGGCGCCAGCCAAATGGTAAATTACGCATTCATATAAATCTTAATGAAGGCAATCGATTTTATTTTAGAACCATCAGTATCAAAGGGAATTCTTTATATCCTGAAAGTCACATAAAAAATGTTTTAGGGATTCAGAAAGGAGATGTCTATGATCAGGAATTATTGCAAAAGCGACTCAGTTTTGCACAGGATGGCCGGGACGTAAGCAGTTTATATATGGATGAAGGGTATTTGTTTTTCAGAGCAGAACCCGTTGAAGTGTCTGTTGAAAATGATTCTGTAGACCTCGAAATTCGCATTACTGAAGGTCCGCCTGCTACCATTGATAAAGTAGTGGTTCGGGGCAATGAACGTACACACGAACAAGTGATCCGTCGTGAAATTCGAACACGGCCCGGACAAAAATTCAGTCGTTCCGATATCATTCGATCCCAACGAGCCATTTTAGCTTTGGGTTTCTTTAATCCGGAAGCATTGGGAATTAATACTCCTGTAAACCCTAAACGTGGCACTGTCGATATTGAATATACAGTTGAAGAGAGACCTTCAGATCAATTGGAATTATCTGCTGGCTATAGCGCCTACGGATTGATTGGAACCCTTGGGGTTGTATTCAATAATTTTTCTACAAGAAACTTTTTCAAAAAATCAAGTTGGAGCCCACTTCCACAAGGAGACGGACAAAAATTATCCTTGCGTGCTCAAACGAATGGTCGCTATTATCAATCTTATAATTTTTCATTTACTGAACCCTGGCTGGGTGGCAAAAGACCGACCTCATTAACCGTTGGAGGTATTTACAGCTTGATAGATAATTCAGCTTATGGCGCTGGCGCAGGTAGTTTGAGTATTGCCCGATTGACCGGAGCCCTTGGCACCCAACTCAGGTGGCCAGATGATAACTTTGGAACATCAGGAACAGTTAGTTTAGAACGAATCCGTCTAACTAAATATGAAAATGGTGGATTTAGTGTTGGCACCCCACCTGTGACAGTTAAAGATGGCGATTTTTATAATATTTCATTTAAACAAACCTTGGTTCGCTCCACCGTTTCAGAACCCCTCTATCCAAGGTCTGGATCCCGTATCTCAGTTTCTTTGCAATTAACACCTCCTTATTCTTTATTCAGATCCAACTGGAATCCCGATAGCATCAGTGTCAATAAAAGATATCAGTGGGTAGAATATCATAAATGGCGTATGGATGGAGAATGGTATGTCAATTTGGCCAATAAATTAGTCCTTGCGTTTAATGCAAAAATCGGTATCCTGGGATACTATGATAAAAAACTTAAAGCACCTCCATTTGAGCGTTTTGTTTTAGGTGGTGATGGACTTAACAATCAATCCTTTACTGTTACCGGAAGAGATATCTTTTCATTAAGAGGCTATGAAGTGGAAGATGTAAAAGCAAAAACAGTTGATGAACGCACAACCATTCGTACTGATGCTGAAGATGCTACCATCTTTAATAAATTTACTATGGAATTAAGATATCCTTTGTCTCTAAATCCAAGTGCTACAATTTTTGGTTCTATATGGGCACAGGGAGGTAATTCCTGGAATTCATTTAAAGAATACAATCCCCTCTCACTCAAACGATCCGTTGGATTTGGCGTACGTGTATTCCTTCCAATGTTCGGATTGCTGGGATTTGATTACGGAATTGGTTTTGACAAACCCTGGTTGGATCCAAAATCTACATCCTTAAAGGATTATGCAAAATTTAGTTTGGTTCTGGGATTTGAACCAGAATAG
- a CDS encoding isoprenyl transferase, translating to MEETILPHLNKDNLPQHIAIIMDGNGRWAKQQGMPRLFGHRHGVKTVREIAEASAELGIKFLTLYAFSTENWNRPELEVKGLMSLLVETLKIELNALKKNKIRLRAIGDLSQLPEKTQQALMMGMDETNDNNRMDLILALNYSSRWEILHAINQIARDAASGILDLPIGEAGFNQYLSTHGIPDPELMIRTSGEYRISNFLLWQAAYTELHFTPVFWPDFTKQHLYQAIQDYQGRQRRFGKTEEQLKN from the coding sequence ATGGAAGAGACCATTTTACCACACTTAAATAAGGACAATCTTCCCCAACACATTGCCATTATTATGGATGGGAATGGCCGATGGGCAAAGCAACAAGGGATGCCAAGACTTTTTGGGCATCGCCATGGAGTCAAGACAGTACGTGAAATTGCTGAAGCATCTGCTGAATTGGGTATTAAATTTCTGACACTTTATGCATTTTCAACTGAAAACTGGAATCGGCCTGAATTAGAAGTCAAAGGCCTGATGAGCTTATTAGTTGAAACCTTGAAAATTGAATTAAATGCTCTAAAAAAGAATAAAATCCGCCTTCGGGCAATCGGGGACCTGAGTCAACTCCCTGAAAAAACCCAACAAGCTTTGATGATGGGCATGGATGAAACCAACGATAATAACCGGATGGACCTCATTTTAGCCTTAAATTATAGTTCCAGATGGGAAATTCTCCATGCAATCAATCAAATTGCCCGGGATGCTGCATCGGGTATTTTAGACCTTCCCATAGGCGAAGCTGGTTTTAACCAGTATTTAAGTACCCATGGAATCCCAGATCCGGAATTAATGATTCGAACCAGTGGAGAATACCGGATTTCAAATTTCTTGCTTTGGCAAGCAGCCTATACGGAATTGCATTTTACCCCTGTTTTCTGGCCAGATTTCACAAAACAGCATCTCTATCAGGCTATTCAGGACTATCAGGGAAGACAAAGACGATTTGGGAAAACGGAAGAACAACTTAAAAATTAG
- a CDS encoding undecaprenyl/decaprenyl-phosphate alpha-N-acetylglucosaminyl 1-phosphate transferase, whose amino-acid sequence MFYRLVLSFLTAFIFTYLIIPSIINIAKFKMLTEEPSERKVHKRSIPTLGGIGIFAGVLFSIVLWTPFNVFGDLQYILCAFIIIFLMGAKDDIIPLTPYKKMLGLIFASCILIFKANIRITSFYGIFYVDELPYIISVLISLFTILVIVNAFNLIDGINALSGSLGILIATAYGSWFYMADQVVLSIISFALVGSLIAFLKFNLTPAKIFMGDTGSLLIGLICAILTISFIELAYRSPNPLYQIIAAPAVAIGILFLPLFDMLRVFFVRLFSGRSPFHPDRQHIHHLMVDAGLNHLQATCVLIGLNAVVMLIVVKAQAIGNLLLLVFIVSFGLVLTAVLLYIKKSKSQLTNDSF is encoded by the coding sequence ATGTTTTACAGATTAGTACTCAGTTTCTTAACGGCATTTATTTTTACCTATTTGATTATCCCTTCCATAATCAATATAGCCAAGTTTAAAATGCTGACTGAAGAGCCTAGTGAACGTAAGGTCCATAAACGCAGCATTCCAACTTTAGGTGGAATTGGAATTTTTGCCGGTGTTTTATTTTCCATTGTTTTGTGGACTCCCTTTAATGTTTTTGGTGATTTGCAATACATACTTTGTGCGTTTATTATTATTTTCTTGATGGGTGCTAAAGATGATATCATTCCTCTCACTCCTTATAAAAAAATGTTAGGTTTAATTTTTGCATCGTGTATTTTAATCTTTAAAGCGAATATACGAATAACCAGTTTTTATGGGATATTTTATGTGGATGAATTGCCTTATATAATTAGTGTTTTGATTTCATTATTTACCATTTTAGTTATCGTAAATGCATTCAACCTCATTGATGGGATCAATGCCTTAAGTGGAAGTCTTGGTATTTTGATTGCCACTGCATACGGGTCTTGGTTTTATATGGCGGATCAGGTTGTATTAAGTATCATTTCCTTTGCATTGGTTGGGTCACTGATTGCATTTTTAAAATTTAATCTCACCCCGGCAAAAATATTCATGGGAGATACCGGATCTTTATTAATAGGATTGATTTGTGCGATTCTTACAATAAGTTTTATTGAATTGGCATATCGCTCACCCAACCCATTGTATCAAATCATTGCAGCTCCGGCAGTTGCTATTGGTATTTTATTTTTACCCTTGTTTGACATGCTTCGGGTTTTTTTTGTTCGTTTGTTTTCCGGAAGATCACCATTCCATCCTGACAGACAACACATCCATCATTTAATGGTGGATGCCGGCCTGAATCATTTGCAAGCCACCTGTGTATTAATCGGATTGAACGCAGTGGTTATGTTAATAGTAGTGAAAGCCCAGGCTATCGGGAATTTATTGTTATTGGTATTTATTGTTTCATTTGGCCTTGTATTAACAGCTGTATTGCTTTACATAAAAAAATCCAAATCGCAACTTACCAATGACTCTTTCTAA
- the crcB gene encoding fluoride efflux transporter CrcB: MTLSNLLLIFLGGGAGSLLRFWISTISYFQYSKFPVSTFLSNVIASIILGFSFKYFQANDSQHWVRYLLMIGFCGGFSTFSTFTAENFQLIQQSEFYSCALYSVASLFACLLGFGLAWKI; this comes from the coding sequence ATGACTCTTTCTAATTTGTTATTAATATTCTTGGGAGGTGGAGCGGGTAGTTTGCTGCGATTTTGGATTTCAACAATAAGTTATTTTCAATATTCTAAATTTCCTGTTTCCACATTTTTGTCTAATGTGATTGCTTCAATTATTCTTGGATTTTCGTTTAAATATTTTCAGGCAAACGACTCCCAGCATTGGGTTCGATATTTACTGATGATTGGATTTTGCGGAGGATTTAGTACTTTTTCAACATTCACTGCTGAAAATTTTCAGTTAATTCAACAATCTGAATTCTACTCATGTGCGTTGTATAGTGTTGCCAGTTTATTTGCATGTTTGCTTGGATTTGGATTGGCATGGAAAATTTGA
- a CDS encoding MoxR family ATPase: protein MMYSSDVEGMNALAQAYKDLKLEIGKVIVGQEEVVQASLISLFSNGHSLLVGVPGLAKTLLINTISEVLDLSFKRVQFTPDLMPSDITGSEILDEERKFKFNKGPIFANIVLADEINRTPPKTQSALLEAMQERNITVSGVKHSLPNPFFVLATQNPIEQEGTYPLPEAQLDRFMFNILLDYPSYEEEVQVVKQTTSDQAVQLKSIITSNQILEFQRLIKKIPIADNVLEYAVSLVSRTRPSSSNTIKEVNQYVSWGAGPRASQYLVLGAKCHAALKGKFSPDIEDVKAISALVLRHRIVLNYKAEADGLKIDQFIQTLL from the coding sequence ATGATGTATAGTTCGGATGTAGAAGGAATGAATGCCCTGGCACAAGCCTATAAAGATTTAAAATTAGAGATCGGAAAAGTAATTGTTGGGCAAGAAGAAGTGGTTCAGGCTAGCTTAATTTCTTTGTTTAGCAATGGCCATAGTTTATTGGTCGGGGTTCCGGGATTGGCGAAAACGTTATTGATTAACACCATTTCAGAAGTTTTGGATCTCAGCTTTAAAAGAGTTCAATTTACACCTGATTTAATGCCCTCGGATATTACCGGTTCGGAAATATTGGATGAAGAGCGAAAATTTAAGTTTAATAAAGGTCCCATATTTGCAAATATTGTTTTGGCTGATGAAATCAACCGGACTCCACCTAAAACACAATCAGCCTTATTAGAGGCTATGCAAGAGCGAAATATTACCGTCAGTGGTGTAAAGCACAGTCTCCCAAATCCTTTTTTTGTTTTAGCAACTCAGAATCCAATTGAACAGGAAGGGACTTATCCTTTGCCTGAAGCACAGCTGGACCGATTTATGTTTAATATCTTATTGGATTACCCATCGTATGAGGAGGAAGTACAAGTGGTAAAACAAACCACTTCAGATCAAGCAGTTCAATTAAAAAGCATCATTACATCAAATCAAATATTAGAATTCCAAAGATTAATTAAAAAAATTCCAATAGCAGACAATGTCTTAGAATATGCTGTATCCCTGGTTTCAAGAACTCGACCTTCAAGTTCGAATACAATAAAAGAAGTAAATCAATACGTAAGTTGGGGTGCTGGCCCTCGTGCTTCGCAATATTTAGTACTGGGAGCTAAATGTCATGCTGCTCTGAAAGGTAAATTTTCTCCAGACATCGAAGATGTTAAAGCAATTTCAGCTTTGGTATTGCGCCACCGGATTGTACTAAATTATAAAGCAGAAGCAGATGGTCTTAAAATAGATCAGTTTATTCAAACCCTGTTATAG
- a CDS encoding peptidylprolyl isomerase codes for MNRFLMLISIAVYCNSCSNSNTRFSLEGNQVKLPAKALFINSSGESDRWEWDFGDGTRSTEKNPKHLYTKSGIYQVVLKSYHGKKVNQMQQKIEVLPPDGCYVLIETSMGSMIAKLYDQTPLHRDNFNKHAEQGYYNDLLFHRVINGFMIQGGDPQSRNSEPGTMLGSGGPGFTIPAEFNRACIHKKGAIAAARTGDQVNPKKESSGSQFYIVQGSLQTDQALNQMEDRKGIKYSEEQRNAYKTLGGTPFLDMEYTVFGEIVEGLDVIDKIASVKTERGDRPSQNVTMKIRSLH; via the coding sequence ATGAACCGATTTTTAATGCTTATTTCAATTGCAGTATATTGCAATTCCTGTTCTAATTCAAACACACGATTTTCTTTAGAAGGAAATCAGGTGAAGTTACCTGCTAAAGCCCTATTTATTAATAGTTCAGGTGAATCCGACCGTTGGGAATGGGATTTTGGAGATGGCACTCGTTCAACTGAAAAAAATCCTAAACATTTATACACAAAATCTGGTATTTACCAGGTTGTTCTTAAATCATATCATGGTAAAAAAGTGAATCAAATGCAACAAAAAATTGAAGTGTTACCTCCTGATGGTTGTTATGTATTAATCGAAACCTCTATGGGCTCGATGATTGCAAAATTATATGATCAAACGCCTTTACACCGGGATAATTTTAATAAGCATGCCGAACAGGGATATTATAATGATTTGCTTTTTCATAGGGTCATCAATGGTTTTATGATTCAGGGAGGAGACCCTCAATCCCGAAATTCAGAACCTGGGACCATGCTTGGAAGTGGTGGACCTGGTTTTACGATTCCGGCAGAATTTAATAGAGCTTGCATCCATAAAAAAGGAGCCATCGCCGCTGCCAGAACCGGCGATCAGGTTAATCCAAAAAAAGAATCTTCAGGTTCACAATTTTACATTGTTCAGGGCAGTCTTCAAACTGATCAAGCATTAAATCAAATGGAAGATCGTAAAGGAATTAAATATTCAGAAGAACAACGTAATGCTTATAAAACATTGGGTGGCACTCCCTTTCTTGATATGGAATATACCGTTTTTGGAGAAATTGTTGAAGGACTCGATGTAATTGATAAAATTGCTTCTGTTAAAACAGAACGCGGTGACAGACCTTCACAAAATGTCACCATGAAAATCCGTTCATTACATTAA
- a CDS encoding peptidylprolyl isomerase — MNFRMLFFLLALFSLSACSRSQETIIIIETPMGKMKARLFDSTPKHKANMIKLVKEGYYDGTLFHRVIPNFMIQGGDPESKKAAAGMMLGNGGPGYTIPAEIGKFHFKGALAAARLGDAVNPKKESSGSQFYIVQGQPADANNISIMTAGKNILYSQADLEKYAKIGGTPFLDGGYTVFGEVFEGLEVIDKITAVECNAANRPMADIPMKISIQ, encoded by the coding sequence ATGAATTTTAGAATGTTATTTTTCTTGCTTGCTCTTTTTAGTTTAAGTGCATGCAGTCGTTCTCAGGAAACGATTATAATAATTGAAACTCCGATGGGAAAAATGAAAGCGCGTTTGTTTGACAGCACGCCAAAACATAAAGCCAATATGATTAAATTGGTTAAAGAAGGTTATTACGATGGAACGCTCTTTCATCGTGTCATCCCTAATTTTATGATACAAGGAGGCGATCCGGAATCTAAAAAAGCAGCTGCTGGCATGATGCTTGGAAATGGCGGTCCAGGCTATACCATTCCTGCTGAAATTGGAAAATTTCATTTTAAAGGAGCTTTGGCGGCGGCTCGTTTAGGAGATGCAGTCAACCCCAAAAAGGAATCCTCAGGTTCTCAATTTTATATTGTACAAGGCCAACCCGCAGATGCAAATAATATATCGATTATGACCGCAGGTAAAAATATTTTATACAGTCAGGCTGATTTGGAAAAATATGCAAAAATTGGTGGCACACCTTTTTTAGATGGTGGCTATACTGTTTTTGGAGAAGTATTTGAAGGTCTAGAAGTAATTGATAAAATTACAGCCGTTGAATGCAATGCCGCAAATCGCCCCATGGCTGACATTCCGATGAAAATCAGCATTCAGTAA
- a CDS encoding ABC transporter permease, which yields MLSLKIAVRYLFSRKSSQAIHWITGISIIGIAVGTAALILVLSVFNGFEELLSGMFSKYNPDVKIEIKQGKTFKEDSAKLFQLTQVPGILRYTKTLEEIAMFQYAEAQEFGVLKGVDSNYVTVCSVHEAILEGSFKIENEQRPLANLGLGIRNKLGVDLDNFQEFIRVFIPDHNETSDLNNALKRFPLQAQSVYSFLQESDFSTIITSIQGVRQITGKADQLSSIELKLNPSYEPGTLIHQIEMIFGSDFIIKDRYKQDEAFLKIMRLEKWLFYSLFCLTLLLVSFTIVGTLWMIVLEKRIDISILKSMGMSNKSLRQVFLNLGILICGIGLVLGFMFALIFYWLQKNYGLIGVPDEFIIDSYPIQLRLIDFILVSFTVFGIGLLASLLPTKKVYEILPIFREE from the coding sequence ATGCTTAGTTTAAAAATTGCAGTTCGCTATTTGTTTTCCAGAAAATCCTCCCAGGCAATTCATTGGATTACCGGTATTTCTATAATTGGAATTGCCGTTGGTACTGCTGCATTGATTTTGGTTCTATCCGTTTTTAATGGATTCGAAGAGCTTTTATCTGGAATGTTTAGTAAATACAATCCGGATGTAAAAATTGAAATAAAACAAGGCAAAACATTTAAAGAAGACAGTGCTAAATTATTTCAACTGACACAAGTACCTGGAATCTTAAGATATACTAAAACATTGGAAGAAATTGCAATGTTTCAATATGCAGAGGCTCAGGAATTCGGCGTATTAAAAGGAGTAGATTCCAATTATGTTACAGTTTGTTCGGTTCACGAAGCAATTCTGGAAGGTAGTTTTAAAATCGAAAACGAACAACGCCCATTAGCAAATTTAGGTTTAGGCATTCGAAATAAACTGGGTGTTGACCTTGACAATTTTCAAGAATTTATCAGGGTGTTTATTCCAGATCATAATGAGACGTCTGATCTGAACAATGCATTAAAACGTTTTCCATTACAAGCTCAGTCCGTGTATTCATTTCTCCAGGAAAGCGATTTTTCAACTATAATCACGAGCATTCAAGGGGTTCGACAAATTACAGGTAAAGCAGACCAGTTGAGTTCGATTGAACTTAAATTAAATCCATCCTATGAGCCTGGGACCCTCATTCATCAAATTGAAATGATTTTCGGTTCTGACTTTATAATTAAGGACCGTTATAAACAAGATGAGGCTTTCCTTAAAATTATGCGCCTTGAAAAATGGCTATTTTATTCTTTATTTTGTTTGACGCTATTATTAGTCTCCTTTACAATTGTCGGGACGCTATGGATGATCGTCCTGGAAAAACGAATTGATATTTCTATTTTAAAATCAATGGGAATGTCAAATAAATCACTCCGGCAAGTCTTTTTAAATTTAGGAATTCTTATTTGTGGCATTGGCTTAGTGCTGGGGTTTATGTTTGCACTTATATTTTATTGGCTTCAAAAAAATTATGGATTAATCGGTGTTCCGGATGAATTTATTATAGATAGCTATCCAATCCAACTTCGCCTGATTGATTTTATTCTGGTCAGTTTTACTGTTTTTGGAATCGGATTGTTGGCTTCCTTGCTCCCCACGAAGAAAGTCTATGAAATTTTACCCATTTTCAGAGAAGAATAA